A genomic segment from Myxococcota bacterium encodes:
- a CDS encoding molybdopterin-dependent oxidoreductase has protein sequence MSTEVVYRSCPTCEASCGLRCEIDREAKRVLRIEGDPDDPRSRGYLCPKAYAMKEIFEDPERLRRPLRKRDDGTWEEMEWDAALDLAASRLRAIRDAHGPNANGYYIGNPTGHNVGGQVYIPALIGGLANTQRSFSAATMDQFPQNVALHLMTGDGWMFPIPDLDRTDYFVCMGGNPLVSQGSLMSAPNAKKRLEAIRARGGKVVVVDPRRTETAEIASEHVFIKPGADAYFLLAVCNVLFADGLVDPGRLAAFTDGVEEVEALVREFPPESVATATGVDPHVTRRLAHEFAASKGAWYGRIGLCTQEFGTLASWLVVVVNALTGRLDAEGGMMFPRPATGRGEAGRPVEPFAHARYRTVARGVPEVAGQVPCGVMAEEIERASAGEQRMRGLVTVCGNPVLSAPNGERLAKALDELEFMVSVDIYLNETTRHADLILPSTVQLEHDNYDFLFESTAVRNFARYSPRFFEPDDDQRPHWWILRELGARLAGVEGRVVDDMMVGGLLAMAVGPGTKHPGVAPEEARVKLGDEEGPMRLVDAMVRVGPYGDGFDDAREGLGLAKLRAAEHGVDLGPLAPRLPEALATPDARLHLAPDYLLADVPRLRAGLAERSRDGGLVLVGRRQVRNMNSWLHNLPALAKGRDRCTLLVSPKDATRLGLATRGRARVRSRVGEVEVAVEVTDEMMPGVVSLPHGFGHGLVGTRMRVAAEKQPGACSNYLTDEVPLDVPSGTHVANGIPVEVVAVPA, from the coding sequence GATCGCGAGGCGAAGCGCGTGCTCCGCATCGAGGGCGACCCCGACGACCCGCGCAGCCGCGGCTACCTGTGCCCCAAGGCGTACGCGATGAAGGAGATCTTCGAGGATCCCGAGCGCCTGCGGCGCCCGCTGCGCAAGCGCGACGACGGCACGTGGGAGGAGATGGAGTGGGACGCCGCGCTCGACCTCGCGGCGTCGCGGCTGCGCGCGATCCGCGACGCGCACGGGCCGAACGCGAACGGCTACTACATCGGGAACCCGACGGGCCACAACGTCGGCGGGCAGGTCTACATCCCGGCGCTGATCGGCGGCCTCGCGAACACGCAGCGGAGCTTCTCCGCGGCGACGATGGACCAGTTCCCGCAGAACGTCGCGCTCCACCTGATGACGGGCGACGGCTGGATGTTCCCGATCCCCGACCTCGATCGCACCGACTACTTCGTGTGCATGGGCGGCAACCCGCTCGTGTCGCAGGGCAGCCTCATGTCGGCGCCGAACGCGAAGAAGCGGCTCGAGGCCATCCGCGCGCGCGGCGGCAAGGTGGTCGTCGTCGACCCGCGCCGCACGGAGACGGCGGAGATCGCGAGCGAGCACGTCTTCATCAAGCCGGGCGCCGACGCCTACTTCCTGCTCGCGGTGTGCAACGTGCTCTTCGCCGACGGGCTCGTCGACCCAGGACGCCTCGCCGCGTTCACCGACGGCGTCGAGGAGGTCGAGGCCCTCGTGCGCGAGTTCCCGCCCGAGTCCGTCGCGACCGCGACGGGCGTCGACCCGCACGTCACGCGCCGACTCGCGCACGAGTTCGCGGCGTCGAAGGGCGCCTGGTACGGGCGCATCGGCCTGTGCACGCAGGAGTTCGGGACGCTCGCGAGCTGGCTCGTCGTGGTCGTCAACGCGCTCACCGGGCGCCTCGACGCCGAGGGCGGGATGATGTTCCCGCGCCCGGCGACGGGCCGCGGCGAGGCCGGCCGGCCGGTCGAGCCCTTCGCGCACGCGCGCTACCGCACCGTCGCGCGCGGCGTGCCGGAGGTCGCGGGCCAGGTGCCGTGCGGGGTCATGGCCGAGGAGATCGAGCGCGCGAGCGCCGGCGAGCAGCGCATGCGCGGGCTCGTCACGGTGTGCGGCAACCCCGTGCTCTCCGCGCCGAACGGCGAGCGTCTCGCGAAGGCGCTCGACGAGCTCGAGTTCATGGTGTCGGTCGACATCTACCTGAACGAGACGACGCGGCACGCGGACCTGATCCTGCCGAGCACCGTGCAGCTCGAGCACGACAACTACGACTTCCTGTTCGAGTCGACCGCGGTGCGGAACTTCGCGCGCTACTCGCCGCGCTTCTTCGAGCCCGACGACGACCAGCGCCCGCACTGGTGGATCCTGCGCGAGCTCGGCGCGCGGCTCGCGGGCGTCGAGGGGCGCGTCGTCGACGACATGATGGTCGGCGGGCTCCTCGCGATGGCGGTCGGACCCGGCACGAAGCACCCGGGCGTCGCGCCCGAGGAGGCGCGCGTGAAGCTCGGCGACGAGGAGGGCCCGATGCGGCTCGTCGACGCGATGGTGCGCGTCGGCCCGTACGGCGACGGCTTCGACGACGCGCGCGAGGGGCTCGGCCTCGCGAAGCTGCGCGCGGCGGAGCACGGCGTCGACCTCGGCCCGCTCGCGCCGCGCCTTCCGGAGGCGCTCGCGACGCCCGACGCGCGCCTGCACCTCGCGCCCGACTACCTGCTCGCGGACGTGCCGCGGCTGCGCGCGGGCCTCGCGGAGCGCAGCCGCGACGGCGGCCTCGTGCTCGTCGGCCGCCGGCAGGTGCGCAACATGAACTCGTGGCTCCACAACCTGCCCGCGCTCGCGAAGGGCCGCGACCGCTGCACGCTGCTCGTGAGCCCGAAGGACGCGACGCGCCTCGGGCTCGCGACGCGCGGCCGCGCGCGCGTGCGCTCGCGCGTCGGCGAGGTGGAGGTGGCCGTCGAGGTCACGGACGAGATGATGCCGGGCGTCGTGAGCCTGCCGCACGGCTTCGGGCACGGGCTCGTCGGGACGCGCATGCGCGTCGCCGCCGAGAAGCAGCCCGGCGCGTGCTCGAACTACCTGACGGACGAGGTGCCGCTCGACGTCCCTTCCGGCACGCACGTCGCGAACGGGATCCCGGTCGAGGTCGTCGCCGTCCCCGCCTGA
- a CDS encoding cytochrome P450: MQPQSVLPLDEIDLSQLDFWRRPMPEREGAFATLRREAPVRFFEEVMPETLPLPKGPGYWALTKHAHVLEASRLPAVFSSGRGATSIADMPEPMLEFFGGMINMDDPRHGRQRRIVSRGFTPRALGAVEAGIDRRARAIVDRVVERGECDFVADIAAPLPLEIICEMMGIPDSQQRFVFDKTNLILGLTDPEFVPEGENPLAAAMTAGGELAALMREMAEDRKKNPRDDLTSQLLHAFEGDTDVLTSEEVLSFFILLVVAGNETTRNAISHGMKALCDHPAERAKWAADFEGVAETAVDEIVRWSSPVIFMRRTLTRDHRLGDTLLREGDKALLFYASANRDEDVFTDPFRFDVTRDPNEHVGFGGPGPHHCLGANLARREIRVMFREIFRRLPDLEITGEPDRLLSNFIHGIKRMPCAFTPGRPGRDA; the protein is encoded by the coding sequence ATGCAGCCGCAGTCCGTCCTTCCGCTCGACGAGATCGACCTCTCGCAGCTCGACTTCTGGCGGCGGCCGATGCCCGAGCGCGAGGGTGCGTTCGCGACGCTGCGACGGGAGGCGCCCGTGCGCTTCTTCGAGGAGGTGATGCCGGAGACGCTGCCGCTGCCGAAGGGCCCGGGCTACTGGGCGCTCACGAAGCACGCGCACGTGCTCGAGGCGAGCCGGCTCCCCGCGGTGTTCAGCTCGGGGCGCGGCGCGACGTCGATCGCCGACATGCCCGAGCCGATGCTCGAGTTCTTCGGCGGCATGATCAACATGGACGATCCGCGCCACGGCCGACAGCGCCGCATCGTCTCGCGCGGCTTCACGCCGCGCGCGCTCGGCGCGGTCGAGGCCGGCATCGACCGCCGCGCGCGCGCGATCGTCGACCGCGTCGTCGAGCGCGGCGAGTGCGACTTCGTCGCCGACATCGCCGCGCCGCTCCCGCTCGAGATCATCTGCGAGATGATGGGCATCCCGGACAGCCAGCAGCGCTTCGTGTTCGACAAGACGAACCTGATCCTCGGCCTGACCGACCCGGAGTTCGTGCCGGAGGGCGAGAACCCGCTCGCCGCGGCGATGACGGCGGGCGGCGAGCTCGCCGCGCTCATGCGCGAGATGGCCGAGGACCGCAAGAAGAACCCGCGCGACGACCTCACGAGCCAGCTCCTCCACGCGTTCGAGGGCGACACGGACGTGCTCACGAGCGAGGAGGTGCTCTCGTTCTTCATCCTGCTCGTCGTCGCGGGCAACGAGACGACGCGCAACGCCATCAGCCACGGCATGAAGGCGCTCTGCGACCACCCCGCCGAGCGCGCGAAGTGGGCGGCGGACTTCGAGGGCGTCGCGGAGACGGCGGTCGACGAGATCGTGCGCTGGTCGTCGCCCGTCATCTTCATGCGGCGGACGCTGACGCGCGACCACCGCCTCGGCGACACGCTGCTCCGCGAGGGCGACAAGGCGCTGCTCTTCTACGCCTCGGCCAACCGCGACGAGGACGTCTTCACCGACCCGTTCCGCTTCGACGTGACGCGCGACCCGAACGAGCACGTGGGCTTCGGCGGGCCCGGGCCGCACCACTGCCTCGGCGCGAACCTCGCGCGGCGCGAGATCCGCGTGATGTTCCGCGAGATCTTCCGCCGCCTGCCGGACCTCGAGATCACGGGCGAGCCCGACCGGCTGCTGTCGAACTTCATCCACGGGATCAAGCGCATGCCGTGCGCGTTCACGCCCGGACGACCGGGGCGCGACGCCTAG
- a CDS encoding nuclear transport factor 2 family protein, whose protein sequence is MPEPVAPRPRAGLEPGVPLVKGSPLHEETNRMAFPESEIRAALGRYLALRERIDRGELPWSALADCFTDDVVFIDPAWGRIEGKPALRTFLDESMAGLDDWTFPELWNFVDGNRLVTCFAQRMGTRADGTSIECIGISTLYYAGDGLFCYEHDLMNMGEVDQLMREMKWRPPEGFHFPPKQPVRDTSLPKGREHLAKG, encoded by the coding sequence ATGCCCGAGCCGGTCGCGCCGCGCCCGCGCGCGGGGCTTGAGCCGGGCGTGCCGCTCGTGAAAGGATCGCCGCTCCACGAGGAGACGAACCGCATGGCCTTTCCCGAGTCCGAGATCCGCGCGGCGCTCGGCCGCTACCTCGCGCTGCGCGAGCGCATCGACCGCGGCGAGCTGCCGTGGTCGGCGCTCGCCGACTGCTTCACCGACGACGTCGTGTTCATCGACCCGGCCTGGGGGCGCATCGAGGGCAAGCCCGCGCTGCGCACCTTCCTCGACGAGAGCATGGCGGGGCTCGACGACTGGACCTTCCCCGAGCTGTGGAACTTCGTCGACGGCAACCGGCTGGTGACGTGCTTCGCGCAGCGCATGGGCACGCGCGCCGACGGCACGTCGATCGAGTGCATCGGGATCTCGACGCTCTACTACGCCGGCGACGGGCTCTTCTGCTACGAGCACGACCTCATGAACATGGGCGAGGTCGACCAGCTCATGCGCGAGATGAAGTGGCGCCCGCCGGAGGGGTTCCACTTCCCGCCGAAGCAGCCCGTCCGCGACACGTCGCTGCCGAAGGGCCGCGAGCACCTGGCGAAGGGGTAG
- a CDS encoding diacylglycerol kinase, producing the protein MAGVRDAARRPLRVIQWSTGNAGRCAVRGIVRHPDLELVGLHAHAADKQGRDAAELAGLDAPTGVRATNDVDALLALDADCVCYMAQGETRVRETVEELARILRSGKNVVNTSLVSLCYPAFSPKIRDELARACADGGTTFLTSGFDPGFSGDWIPLALASTCERVDSIRVTECMDYSTYEDPGFTGVFFGYGRPLDYAAPLLQPGMLRGGWGCMVLLLADALGVTLDEIREVHERLPAPESFDTKMGRIEKGTCAGVRFEVQGIVDGRPALVAAHVNRLRQDIGPHWDRLSGDKHSGYRIEVKGSPSLTCEIEPVGDDGDHNTAGILGTAMRVVNAIPAVCAHAPGVISTLDLPVFTARGIGGRARR; encoded by the coding sequence GTGGCCGGAGTGCGCGACGCCGCGCGGCGCCCGCTGCGCGTGATCCAGTGGTCCACCGGCAATGCGGGGCGCTGCGCGGTGCGCGGCATCGTGCGGCACCCCGACCTCGAGCTCGTCGGCCTCCACGCGCACGCGGCCGACAAGCAGGGGCGCGACGCCGCCGAGCTCGCCGGGCTCGACGCGCCGACCGGCGTGCGCGCGACGAACGACGTCGATGCGCTGCTCGCGCTCGACGCCGACTGCGTCTGCTACATGGCGCAGGGCGAGACGCGCGTGCGCGAGACCGTCGAGGAGCTGGCGCGCATCCTGCGCTCCGGCAAGAACGTCGTGAACACGTCGCTCGTCTCGCTCTGCTATCCGGCGTTCAGCCCGAAGATCCGCGACGAGCTCGCGCGGGCGTGCGCGGACGGCGGAACGACCTTCCTCACCTCGGGCTTCGACCCGGGCTTCTCCGGCGACTGGATCCCGCTCGCGCTCGCGTCGACGTGCGAGCGCGTCGACTCGATCCGCGTCACCGAGTGCATGGACTACTCGACGTACGAGGACCCGGGCTTCACGGGCGTCTTCTTCGGCTACGGCCGGCCGCTCGACTACGCCGCGCCGCTGCTGCAGCCCGGCATGCTGCGCGGCGGCTGGGGCTGCATGGTGCTCCTGCTCGCGGATGCGCTCGGCGTGACGCTCGACGAGATCCGCGAGGTGCACGAGCGGTTGCCCGCGCCGGAGTCGTTCGACACGAAGATGGGCCGCATCGAGAAGGGCACCTGCGCGGGAGTGCGCTTCGAGGTGCAGGGCATCGTCGACGGGCGGCCCGCGCTCGTCGCCGCGCACGTGAACCGGCTGCGCCAGGACATCGGCCCGCACTGGGACCGCCTCTCGGGCGACAAGCACTCGGGCTACCGCATCGAGGTGAAGGGCTCGCCGTCGCTCACGTGCGAGATCGAGCCCGTCGGCGACGACGGCGACCACAACACGGCGGGCATCCTCGGCACGGCGATGCGCGTCGTGAACGCGATCCCGGCCGTGTGCGCGCACGCACCGGGCGTGATCTCGACGCTCGATCTGCCCGTGTTCACCGCGCGCGGGATCGGCGGACGCGCGCGTCGCTAG
- a CDS encoding acyl-CoA dehydrogenase family protein, giving the protein MADAATAALPLDAFASAFRAWLDERASAHARHRRVLEDVDARVAQARALQRELFDAGWARCGWSPACGGLGGDILHRAVVIDLLEEAGYPPRFVFEHLEVLIPAFERFASPALRERLAAPTLRGDLLWCQGFSEPTAGSDLAALRTRAARDARGDYVVDGHKIWTSWAKWASHVLLLARTGAPEDRHRGLSAFAIPLDEPGIDVRPIEHPNGSPELAEVFFDGVRVGAEQRIGAEGEGWAVAMHILAGERGSYAWIRSCEILPRLEALAARPGARGREADLGDALARLVALRCRSRAVMETLARGEQPGPEASVSKVAVIDAEQRFYDVAREVLSPGLDLGEIDEAARWQEQYEYSRAASVYGGARPIQLNVIAKLLVSRGGFVDPRANDDELAAVRASVSDALDKAGDARAALDGLDWWAFAARPQDALGAAAFAAWFEREGAAGVASPALAGVRASAYADALGADAADLAFAVASDGAPDAVAALGWDARTRHLVVPGAGSARGFDARECAPHAPAAVDAALVARVSGAGARARGVEVDAGGDARALALARIGAAHAMLGAAKELLSLAIAHANERQQFGQPLASFQAVQHLLSESYVDVSGTDELCRSAIEQWTAGDDAQLAAIAKAFAGRAGLAVAQRALQCFGAIGFTREHAHPRLARRIHVLDAVLGSRFALEAELGAAIARSGRAPRGIRAWRALA; this is encoded by the coding sequence ATGGCCGACGCCGCGACCGCCGCCCTCCCCCTCGACGCCTTCGCGAGCGCGTTCCGCGCCTGGCTCGACGAACGCGCCTCCGCCCACGCCCGCCATCGCCGCGTCCTCGAGGACGTCGACGCGCGCGTCGCGCAGGCGCGCGCCCTGCAGCGCGAGCTCTTCGACGCGGGCTGGGCGCGCTGCGGCTGGTCGCCCGCCTGCGGCGGCCTCGGCGGCGACATCCTCCACCGCGCCGTCGTGATCGACCTGCTCGAGGAGGCCGGCTACCCGCCGCGCTTCGTCTTCGAGCACCTCGAGGTCCTGATTCCCGCCTTCGAGCGCTTCGCGAGCCCCGCGCTGCGCGAGCGTCTGGCCGCACCGACGCTGCGCGGCGACCTGCTCTGGTGCCAGGGCTTCTCCGAGCCGACCGCCGGCTCCGACCTCGCCGCGCTGCGCACGCGCGCCGCGCGCGACGCGCGCGGCGACTACGTCGTCGACGGCCACAAGATCTGGACGAGCTGGGCGAAGTGGGCGAGCCACGTGCTGCTGCTCGCGCGCACGGGCGCGCCCGAGGACCGCCACCGCGGGCTCTCTGCCTTCGCGATCCCGCTCGACGAGCCCGGCATCGACGTGCGCCCGATCGAGCACCCGAACGGAAGCCCCGAGCTCGCGGAGGTGTTCTTCGACGGCGTGCGCGTCGGCGCCGAGCAGCGGATCGGCGCCGAGGGCGAGGGCTGGGCGGTCGCCATGCACATCCTCGCGGGCGAGCGCGGAAGCTATGCGTGGATCCGCAGCTGCGAGATCCTGCCGCGGCTCGAGGCGCTCGCCGCGCGCCCCGGCGCGCGCGGACGCGAGGCCGACCTCGGCGACGCGCTCGCGCGGCTCGTCGCACTCCGGTGCCGTTCGCGCGCCGTGATGGAGACGCTCGCGCGCGGCGAGCAGCCGGGCCCCGAGGCCTCCGTCTCGAAGGTCGCCGTGATCGACGCCGAGCAGCGCTTCTACGACGTCGCGCGCGAGGTGCTGTCACCCGGGCTCGACCTCGGCGAGATCGACGAGGCCGCGCGCTGGCAGGAGCAGTACGAGTACTCGCGCGCGGCGAGCGTGTACGGCGGCGCGCGCCCGATCCAGCTCAACGTCATCGCGAAGCTGCTCGTCTCGCGCGGCGGCTTCGTCGACCCGCGCGCGAACGACGACGAGCTCGCCGCGGTGCGCGCGAGCGTGTCCGACGCGCTCGACAAGGCGGGTGACGCGCGCGCCGCGCTCGACGGGCTCGACTGGTGGGCGTTCGCGGCGCGACCGCAGGACGCCCTCGGCGCCGCGGCGTTCGCCGCGTGGTTCGAGCGCGAGGGCGCGGCGGGCGTCGCGAGCCCGGCGCTCGCGGGCGTGCGCGCGAGCGCGTACGCCGACGCGCTCGGCGCGGACGCCGCCGACCTCGCGTTCGCCGTGGCCTCCGACGGCGCGCCCGACGCGGTGGCCGCGCTCGGCTGGGACGCGCGCACGCGGCACCTCGTCGTGCCGGGCGCCGGAAGCGCGCGCGGCTTCGACGCGCGCGAGTGTGCACCGCACGCGCCGGCCGCGGTCGACGCGGCGCTCGTCGCGCGCGTCTCCGGCGCGGGCGCGCGCGCGCGCGGCGTCGAGGTCGACGCCGGCGGCGATGCGCGCGCGCTCGCGCTCGCGCGCATCGGCGCCGCACACGCGATGCTCGGCGCCGCGAAGGAGCTCCTCTCGCTCGCGATCGCACACGCGAACGAGCGGCAGCAGTTCGGCCAGCCGCTCGCCTCGTTCCAGGCCGTCCAGCACCTGCTCTCGGAGTCCTACGTCGACGTGTCGGGCACGGACGAGCTGTGCCGCTCGGCGATCGAGCAGTGGACGGCCGGCGACGACGCGCAGCTCGCCGCGATCGCCAAGGCGTTCGCCGGCCGCGCGGGGCTCGCCGTCGCGCAGCGCGCGCTCCAGTGCTTCGGCGCCATCGGCTTCACGCGCGAGCACGCCCACCCGCGCCTCGCGCGGCGCATCCACGTTCTCGACGCCGTCCTCGGGAGCCGCTTCGCGCTCGAGGCGGAGCTCGGCGCCGCGATCGCCCGGAGCGGACGCGCGCCGCGCGGCATTCGCGCCTGGCGCGCGCTCGCCTAG
- a CDS encoding nuclear transport factor 2 family protein translates to MTRNPLPNTVEGALTKRAMGIAPGLPLEASSGGIEELRRDVQRLMDIEAIKQLKHAYFRCIDTANFEELATLFHEDVAVHFTGGTYEWKLQGRDAYVASVKQSFHREAIGHHNGHQPEIQILSDTEATGIWYLSDNMWMLNHKFFTTGTALYWDRYLKVGGRWTIKDTSYRRIYEINRPVDDLPHLSTHYLGANGTPL, encoded by the coding sequence ATGACGAGGAACCCGCTCCCGAACACCGTGGAGGGCGCGCTCACGAAGCGCGCCATGGGCATCGCGCCCGGACTCCCGCTCGAGGCGTCGAGCGGCGGCATCGAGGAGCTGCGCCGCGACGTCCAGCGACTGATGGACATCGAGGCGATCAAGCAGCTCAAGCACGCCTACTTCCGGTGCATCGACACCGCGAACTTCGAGGAGCTCGCGACGCTCTTCCACGAGGACGTCGCGGTCCACTTCACCGGCGGAACCTACGAGTGGAAGCTGCAGGGACGCGACGCGTACGTCGCCTCCGTGAAGCAGTCGTTCCACCGCGAGGCGATCGGCCACCACAACGGGCACCAGCCCGAGATCCAGATCCTGAGCGACACCGAGGCGACGGGCATCTGGTACCTGTCCGACAACATGTGGATGCTCAACCACAAGTTCTTCACCACCGGCACGGCGCTCTACTGGGACCGCTATCTCAAGGTGGGAGGCCGCTGGACCATCAAGGACACGAGCTACCGGCGGATCTACGAGATCAACCGACCGGTGGACGACCTGCCCCATCTGTCCACGCACTACCTCGGCGCGAACGGGACGCCGCTCTGA
- a CDS encoding M23 family metallopeptidase → MAFGTAAARPGEPPRIAFAHALVAALLGAIAAAPPSSAATLAFPVGATLEQDLFIGSFVDLDPDANELLTFACNDWTRDGHRGLDFELRTFDEQAIGVPVFAAADGVVTFVEQSDPNDANTSGSASPGNRVYVDHGDGVETQYWHLRHASVPVTVGQAVAAGEPLGLVGSSGQSFGPHLHFEVLENGQVVEPYAGACNPGPSRFTVQPALELAVYLNDFGVTDDDLTNPAAPFFPFGPPRDAQLPVGVPFYFWMRGGNLAAGATAHVVVRQPDASVWVDDTFALGSGAFERRFQRWIGGYFLGFATGTWTIELSLDGAPVVAAPFEVVDTVDPLFNRPPEPISAALSPSPLTTTAPLRCAVVGDALLDDLDWDVVRYRYVWRVDGAVERDVVSAGRSDVLARGVAGAGQIVRCDVTPNDGKVDGATASAEARVAAAVPAVGSGLGALAGAALAGLGAMRARRAVHPKRGGGAGGRPGA, encoded by the coding sequence ATGGCGTTCGGCACGGCGGCTGCGCGGCCCGGAGAGCCGCCTCGGATCGCGTTCGCCCACGCGCTCGTCGCCGCACTCCTCGGGGCGATCGCCGCCGCGCCGCCGTCGTCCGCCGCGACCCTCGCCTTTCCCGTCGGCGCGACGCTCGAGCAGGATCTCTTCATCGGGAGCTTCGTCGACCTCGACCCCGACGCGAACGAGCTGCTCACCTTCGCGTGCAACGACTGGACGCGCGACGGCCACCGCGGCCTCGACTTCGAGCTGCGCACCTTCGACGAGCAGGCGATCGGCGTTCCGGTCTTCGCGGCGGCGGACGGCGTCGTGACGTTCGTCGAGCAGTCCGATCCGAACGATGCGAACACGAGCGGCTCGGCGAGCCCCGGCAACCGCGTCTACGTCGACCACGGCGACGGCGTCGAGACCCAGTACTGGCACCTGCGCCACGCGAGCGTGCCGGTGACGGTCGGCCAGGCGGTGGCGGCGGGCGAACCGCTCGGCCTCGTCGGGTCGTCGGGCCAGAGCTTCGGCCCGCACCTGCACTTCGAGGTGCTCGAGAACGGACAGGTCGTCGAGCCCTACGCGGGCGCGTGCAACCCCGGCCCGTCGCGCTTCACCGTGCAGCCGGCGCTCGAGCTCGCCGTGTACCTGAACGACTTCGGCGTGACGGACGACGACCTCACGAACCCTGCGGCGCCGTTCTTCCCGTTCGGCCCGCCGCGCGACGCGCAGCTCCCGGTCGGCGTGCCATTCTACTTTTGGATGCGCGGAGGGAACCTGGCGGCCGGCGCCACGGCGCACGTCGTCGTGCGCCAGCCCGACGCTTCCGTCTGGGTCGACGACACCTTCGCGCTCGGATCGGGCGCGTTCGAGCGCCGCTTCCAGCGCTGGATCGGCGGCTACTTCCTCGGCTTCGCGACGGGGACCTGGACGATCGAGCTGTCGCTCGACGGCGCTCCCGTCGTCGCTGCGCCGTTCGAGGTCGTCGACACCGTCGACCCGCTCTTCAACCGGCCGCCCGAGCCGATCTCCGCGGCGCTCTCGCCCTCGCCGCTCACGACGACGGCGCCGCTCCGCTGCGCGGTCGTCGGCGACGCGCTGCTCGACGACCTCGACTGGGACGTCGTGCGCTACCGCTATGTGTGGCGCGTCGACGGCGCCGTCGAGCGCGACGTCGTGTCGGCGGGGCGCAGCGACGTGCTCGCGCGGGGCGTCGCGGGGGCCGGCCAGATCGTGCGCTGCGACGTCACGCCGAACGACGGCAAGGTCGACGGCGCGACGGCGAGCGCCGAGGCGAGGGTCGCCGCCGCCGTGCCGGCCGTCGGGAGCGGGCTCGGCGCGCTCGCGGGCGCCGCGCTCGCGGGTCTCGGCGCGATGCGCGCGCGGCGCGCCGTGCACCCGAAGCGGGGAGGGGGAGCGGGTGGCCGTCCGGGAGCGTGA
- a CDS encoding acetoacetate decarboxylase family protein — translation MSTAPTTNPGDIFHWPILKVVYRTDAERIADLLPPGIEPGAQPLVHVHIYNFPVPDEPEYGVVVTVDADYRGTPGLYTLGYGIDQESAIFISRDTNGQPKYPCETTYYRVGERVVARCSHQGYTFLEFEGRTTGVEAELPKYEENEWWIKVSRAVGGAEKSYDFPPHVVRVRSAFATRHRETVEGTLTLRESPWDPIASLLPNRGIESARLDWPLFEAREITLEGALDPDGFWPFVDTIGGSRWPGRNGGPRRA, via the coding sequence ATGAGCACCGCTCCCACGACGAACCCCGGCGACATCTTCCACTGGCCGATCCTGAAGGTCGTCTACCGCACGGACGCGGAGCGCATCGCCGACCTGCTCCCGCCGGGCATCGAGCCCGGCGCGCAGCCGCTCGTGCACGTCCACATCTACAACTTCCCGGTGCCGGACGAGCCGGAGTACGGCGTCGTCGTCACCGTCGACGCCGACTACCGCGGCACGCCCGGCCTCTACACGCTCGGCTACGGCATCGACCAGGAGTCGGCCATCTTCATCAGCCGCGATACGAACGGCCAGCCGAAGTACCCGTGCGAGACGACCTACTACCGCGTCGGCGAGCGCGTCGTCGCGCGCTGCTCGCACCAGGGATACACGTTCCTCGAGTTCGAGGGGCGCACGACCGGCGTCGAGGCCGAGCTCCCGAAGTACGAGGAGAACGAGTGGTGGATCAAGGTCTCGCGCGCCGTCGGCGGGGCCGAGAAGAGCTACGACTTCCCGCCGCACGTCGTGCGCGTTCGCAGCGCGTTCGCGACGCGGCACCGCGAGACGGTCGAGGGCACGCTGACGCTGCGCGAGAGCCCGTGGGACCCGATCGCGTCGCTGCTCCCGAACCGCGGCATCGAGTCCGCGCGGCTCGACTGGCCGCTCTTCGAGGCGCGCGAGATCACGCTCGAGGGCGCGCTCGACCCCGACGGCTTCTGGCCCTTCGTCGACACGATCGGCGGCTCGCGCTGGCCGGGCCGCAACGGCGGCCCGCGACGCGCCTAG